A window from Mya arenaria isolate MELC-2E11 chromosome 9, ASM2691426v1 encodes these proteins:
- the LOC128203547 gene encoding forkhead box protein fkh-2-like has product MDFTSARYTLSDQNSKYQVGNYFSSEQVCDNTNLPYPKYGINTISSSTHVRSFPEFSSNIADHSFGSELDKVVSEHCDDLEDDMGEPEPLVSHEQKLKRLNHDILERNCEKSNNVTNNAGLQMVTSECDKYVNENLRHTDEQSAVMEETNYIVKLEKMSPDTGSKDTNKVTSSTEKKKHESKNKDQDPNIKPPYSYVALIAMAIKESGEKRLTLSGIYQFITNKFPYYEKNKKGWQNSIRHNLSLNECFVKVPREGGGERKGNYWTLDPAFEDMFEKGNYRRRRRMKRPYRPAIALSKSFFGDPTHCALGQFPFAKNYFSPPPYSQYSPYHSWALPGHSPTPGPGAVNVNYNSCGQGRSMGAGSTLGSCGYSSLNTGFHLGGGTGSGYPGQLGEYGAMASPGALTFSCRQQTEPFNPVHYAYWSDR; this is encoded by the exons ATGGATTTTACCTCCGCTAGGTACACATTGAGTGATCAGAATTCAAAATACCAGGTTGGAAATTATTTTAGTTCGGAACAAGTTTGTGACAACACAAATTTACCATATCCAAAATACGGAATAAACACCATCAGTAGCAGTACCCATGTCCGCTCGTTCCCAGAATTCAGTAGCAACATTGCTGACCACTCTTTCGGATCAGAATTGGACAAAGTTGTCAGTGAACATTGCGACGACCTCGAAGATGATATGGGCGAACCTGAGCCGTTGGTCAGTCAcgaacaaaaactaaaacgcCTTAATCACGATATTCTGGAAAGGAATTGTGAAAAATCGAACAACGTCACAAACAATGCAGGGCTACAAATGGTGACGTCAGAATGTGACAAATACGTCAATGAAAATCTGAGACATACGGACGAGCAATCCGCGGTGATGGAGGAGACTAATTATATTGTAAAGCTGGAGAAAATGTCTCCGGATACCGGAAGTAAGGATACGAACAAAGTCACAAGCTCCACGGAGAAAAAGAAACATG AGTCCAAAAACAAGGACCAGGACCCTAATATCAAGCCGCCATATTCCTATGTGGCCCTTATTGCTATGGCAATAAAGGAATCCGGCGAAAAAAGACTGACCCTTAGTGGAATATACCAGTTCATCACCAACAAATTCCCGTATTacgagaaaaataaaaaaggttggcAAAACAGTATCCGCCATAACCTCAGTCTGAACGAGTGTTTTGTCAAGGTTCCCCGCGAGGGAGGTGGTGAGCGAAAAGGGAATTATTGGACCCTAGATCCGGCTTTCGAAGATATGTTTGAAAAAGGCAACTACCGCCGCCGACGCCGGATGAAGCGGCCGTATCGTCCAGCTATCGCGCTGTCTAAATCTTTCTTCGGTGATCCTACACACTGCGCGCTAGGGCAGTTCCCCTTCGCCAAGAACTATTTCTCACCACCTCCATATTCACAGTACTCCCCTTACCACTCGTGGGCCCTCCCGGGGCACAGTCCCACCCCTGGGCCGGGAGCAGTGAACGTGAACTATAACTCGTGTGGGCAGGGGCGTTCCATGGGCGCTGGGTCCACCCTTGGATCATGTGGATATAGCTCTCTCAATACAG GGTTTCATCTGGGCGGAGGAACAGGAAGCGGGTATCCTGGCCAGTTGGGGGAGTATGGGGCTATGGCGTCACCAGGGGCGCTCACATTCTCGTGCAGACAACAGACGGAGCCGTTTAATCCCGTACATTATGCGTACTGGTCGGATAG
- the LOC128203381 gene encoding uncharacterized protein LOC128203381, translated as MATSSVGLPPCVKLTGGKRGAPGPLIVTTSDEDSSDGENCQQSPRALLNPRPSPRANVTDTYPSLKLDLSRTLVSDKLTSEKLFSNNNNNNHANSNVSTNERTSHGQETHRHERTEVRLQGGAHTARAASRSPEAGYSAHKQACDGYEHDHDYENVASPSGSSTASGPVYVRPPGFTYHAQEIRRKKKKSGLLDRREGLKSRAPTPPKVKPRRDPLPMRLRALPQSFWKQPNNPPSISPGNMFSSLPPLSYSRDDDGIEPRPITPPEDREKKAKPTKAPDRKLIVNGDAELFLKHLFADVMEEGGKKGSHGGSNAAHLKRGRPPKKMMTLPAKTSVKGLISGEDPYMIDCSVTQKLFPQLSLESSTRQGHGGMSSLQLITLREGDKSVTLPSLSIEQNYSQMLSELVMNI; from the exons ATGGCTACAAGTTCCGTAGGACTTCCGCCATGTGTGAAGCTCACCGGGGGTAAAAGGGGCGCCCCCGGACCCCTTATTGTCACCACGAGCGACGAGGATTCTTCTGATGGCGAGAACTGCCAGCAGAGCCCACGAGCCCTCCTAAACCCGCGCCCGAGCCCCCGGGCAAACGTCACAGACACTTACCCGAGTTTGAAGCTCGATCTGTCACGGACGTTGGTTTCGGATAAGTTAACTAGTGAAAAATTgtttagtaataataataataataatcatgcaAATAGTAATGTGAGTACCAACGAACGAACGAGTCACGGTCAGGAGACTCACCGACACGAACGAACGGAAGTTCGGTTGCAAGGCGGCGCACACACGGCTCGAGCCGCCTCTCGTTCACCGGAAGCTGGATATAGCGCTCATAAGCAAGCCTGTGATGGATATGAACATGACCATGACTATGAAAACGTTGCTTCTCCTAGCGGAAGCAGCACGGCCAGCGGACCTGTGTATGTTCGGCCTCCGGGATTTACATACCATGCACAGGAGATTCGGCGAAAAAAGAAAAAGTCGGGGCTGTTAGATCGTCGGGAAGGATTGAAAAGTCGAGCTCCAACGCCGCCTAAAGTTAAACCAAGAAGAG ACCCGCTGCCTATGCGGTTACGGGCTTTACCACAGTCCTTTTGGAAGCAGCCCAACAACCCTCCGTCCATCTCCCCCGGGAACATGTTCTCATCACTTCCGCCCCTCTCATATAGTAGGGACGACGATGGAATCG AGCCGCGGCCTATCACGCCACCGGAAGATCGCGAGAAGAAGGCTAAGCCGACCAAGGCACCAGACAGGAAGTTGATAGTGAACGGGGACGCAGAACTGTTCCTCAAGCACCTGTTTGCTGACGTAATGGAGGAGGGCGGCAAGAAGGGGTCACATGGCGGAAGTAACGCGGCGCATCTTAAGCGGGGCAG gCCTCCGAAGAAGATGATGACGTTACCGGCGAAGACGAGCGTCAAAGGACTGATTTCCGGTGAAGACCCTTACATGATTGACTGTTCTGTGACACAGAAACTATTTCCCCAGCTCTCCCTGGAATCAAGCACGCGTCAAGGTCACGGAGGAATGTCATCCCTACAGTTAATAACGTTACGAGAAGGAGACAAATCTGTGACGTTGCCGTCACTCAGTATCGAACAAAACTATTCACAGATGTTATCGGAGCttgttatgaatatttga